From the genome of Etheostoma spectabile isolate EspeVRDwgs_2016 chromosome 10, UIUC_Espe_1.0, whole genome shotgun sequence, one region includes:
- the LOC116696423 gene encoding UDP-N-acetylglucosamine--peptide N-acetylglucosaminyltransferase 110 kDa subunit isoform X2, with translation MATSVGNVADSTEPTKRMLSFQGLAELAHREYQSGDFEAAERHCMQLWRQEPDNTGVLLLLSSIHFQCRRLDRSAHFSTLAIKQNPMLAEAYSNLGNVYKERGQLQEAIEHYRHALRLKPDFIDGYINLAAALVAAGDMEGAVQAYVSALQYNPDLYCVRSDLGNLLKALGRLEEAKACYLKAIETQPNFAVAWSNLGCVFNAQGEIWLAIHHFEKAVTLDPNFLDAYINLGNVLKEARIFDRAVAGYLRALSLSPNHAVVHGNLACVYYEQGLIDLAIDTYRRAIELQPHFPDAYCNLANALKEKGNVSEAEECYNTALRLCPTHADSLNNLANIKREQGNIEEAVQLYRKALEVFPEFAAAHSNLASVLQQQGKLQEALMHYKEAIRISPTFADAYSNMGNTLKEMQDVQGALQCYTRAIQINPAFADAHSNLASIHKDSGNIPEAIASYRTALKLKPDFPDAYCNLAHCLQIVCDWTDYDERMKKLVSIVADQLDKNRLPSVHPHHSMLYPLSHGFRKAIAERHGNLCLDKINALHKPAFEHPKDLKASGGRLRVGYVSSDFGNHPTSHLMQSIPGMHNPEKFEVFCYALSPDDSTNFRVKVVAEAHHFTDLSQIPCNGKAADRIHQDGVHILVNMNGYTKGARNELFALRPAPIQTMWLGYPGTSGAPFMDYIISDKETSPLEVAEQYSEKLAYMPHTFFIGDHANMFPHLKKKAVIDFKSNGHIFDNRIVLNGIDLKAYLDSLPDVKVIKMKCDNNQEAAGDTNGALSMPVIPMNTAAEAIINMINQGQIQVTINGFTVSNGLATTQINNKAATGEEVPRTIVVTTRSQYGLPEDSIVYCNFNQLYKIDPPTLQMWANILKRVPNSVLWLLRFPAVGEPNIQQYAQNMGVPGSRIIFSPVAPKEEHVRRGQLADVCLDTPLCNGHTTGMDVLWAGTPMVTMPGETLASRVAASQLRCLGCPELIAQSRQDYEDIAVKLGSDMEYLKMVRARVWKQRICSPLFNTKQYTADLERLYLQMWEHYSNGKKPEPLVKIHSVETSENA, from the exons AACCGACAAAACGTATGCTTTCCTTCCAAGGGTTGGCCGAGCTGGCGCACCGGGAGTATCAGTCCGGGGACTTTGAGGCAGCTGAGCGACACTGCATGCAGCTATGGAGACAGGAGCCTGATAACACTGGCGTGCTGCTGCTCCTGTCCTCCATCCACTTCCAGTGCCGAAGACTCGACAG GTCTGCTCACTTCAGCACCTTGGCCATCAAACAGAACCCAATGTTGGCGGAGGCCTACTCCAACCTGGGGAACGTCTACAAGGAGCGTGGACAACTGCAGGAGGCCATAGAGCATTATCGCCATGCTCTGAGACTGAAACCAGATTTTATTGATGGATACATCAACTTGGCTGCTGCTTTGGTGGCTGCAGGGGACATGGAGGGAGCAGTGCAGGCTTATGTGTCGGCATTACAGTACAACCCT GATCTTTATTGTGTGCGTAGTGACTTGGGCAACTTGCTTAAAGCCCTTGGGCGTTTGGAAGAGGCTAAG GCTTGTTACCTGAAAGCCATTGAGACTCAGCCTAACTTTGCAGTGGCTTGGAGCAACCTGGGCTGTGTGTTCAATGCCCAAGGAGAGATATGGCTGGCCATACACCATTTTGAAAAG GCAGTGACTCTGGACCCAAACTTCCTTGACGCATACATCAATTTAGGAAATGTTTTGAAGGAAGCCCGCATCTTTGACAG AGCTGTGGCTGGATACCTAAGAGCCCTGAGTCTTAGCCCCAACCATGCGGTTGTCCATGGAAACCTGGCCTGTGTCTACTACGAGCAAGGCCTCATTGACCTGGCTATTGACACCTACCGCCGTGCTATTGAATTGCAGCCCCACTTCCCTGATGCCTACTGCAATTTAGCAAATGCCCTGAAGGAGAAAGGCAAT GTCTCTGAAGCAGAAGAGTGCTACAACACAGCCTTGCGTTTGTGTCCAACACATGCAGACTCTCTTAACAACTTGGCCAATATCAAGCGTGAGCAGGGCAACATTGAGGAGGCCGTCCAGCTCTATAGGAAAGCACTGGAG GTGTTCCCGGAGTTTGCAGCAGCCCACTCTAACCTTGCTAGTGTCCTACAGCAACAGGGAAAACTCCAGGAGGCCCTTATGCACTATAAGGAGGCCATCAG AATCAGCCCCACATTTGCTGATGCCTACTCAAACATGGGCAATACACTGAAGGAAATGCAAGATGTACAGGGAGCGCTGCAATGCTACACCCGTGCCATCCAGATCAACCCTGCCTTTGCTGACGCTCACAGCAATTTGGCCTCTATCCACAAG GATTCTGGAAACATCCCAGAGGCCATTGCATCTTACCGCACAGCCTTGAAACTCAAGCCGGACTTTCCTGATGCTTACTGCAATTTGGCACATTGCCTACAG ATTGTGTGTGACTGGACAGATTATGATGAGCGGATGAAGAAGCTTGTGAGCATTGTGGCTGACCAGCTGGATAAGAACCGCTTGCCTTCAGTGCACCCACACCACAGCATGCTGTATCCACTGTCGCACGGATTCCGCAAAGCCATTGCTGAACGCCACGGAAACCTTTGCCTGGACAAG ATCAATGCACTGCACAAACCTGCTTTTGAGCATCCGAAGGATCTGAAGGCCAGCGGTGGACGTCTGCGTGTTGGCTACGTCAGCTCTGACTTTGGCAACCATCCTACTTCTCATCTGATGCAGTCCATTCCTGGAATGCACAATCCTGAGAAATTTGAG GTTTTCTGCTATGCTCTGAGCCCCGATGATAGTACCAACTTTCGTGTGAAAGTGGTAGCAGAGGCTCATCATTTCACAGACCTCTCACAG ATTCCTTGCAATGGCAAGGCAGCTGATCGCATTCACCAGGATGGAGTCCACATTCTGGTCAACATGAATGGATACACCAAGGGAGCCCGAAATGAGCTGTTTGCCCTCCGCCCTGCCCCCATTCAG ACTATGTGGCTGGGTTACCCCGGAACAAGTGGGGCTCCCTTCATGGACTACATCATCTCTGACAAGGAGACATCACCTTTGGAAGTAGCTGAACAATATTCTGAAAAACTGGCTTACATGCCCCATACTTTCTTTATTGGAGACCACGCCAACATGTTCCCTCACCTCAAG AAAAAGGCTGTGATTGATTTCAAATCTAATGGACACATCTTTGACAACCGCATCGTGCTTAATGGTATTGATCTGAAGGCCTATTTGGACAGTCTGCCAGATGTGAAAGTGATAAAG ATGAAGTGTGACAACAACCAGGAAGCTGCTGGGGACACAAATGGAGCTCTGTCCATGCCCGTAATCCCCATGAACACAGCAGCTGAAGCAATCATCAACATGATCAACCAAGGCCAAATCCAGGTCACAATCAATGGATTCACTGTCAGCAATGGCCTGGCCACCACACAG ATCAACAACAAAGCTGCCACTGGGGAGGAGGTGCCACGCACAATCGTTGTGACAACCCGCTCCCAGTATGGTCTCCCAGAGGACTCAATTGTTTACTGCAACTTTAACCAGCTCTACAAGATTGACCCCCCCACTCTTCAGATGTGGGCTAAT ATCCTAAAGCGTGTGCCAAACAGCGTTCTGTGGCTTCTTCGCTTCCCTGCTGTCGGCGAGCCCAACATCCAGCAGTATGCCCAGAACATGGGTGTGCCTGGCTCGCGCATCATATTTTCTCCTGTGGCCCCCAAGGAGGAGCATGTGAGAAGGGGCCAGCTGGCTGATGTGTGCCTCGACACACCTCTGTGCAATGGTCACACCACAGGCATGGACGTTCTCTGGGCTGGAACACCCATGGTCACCATGCCAG GTGAGACCCTTGCCTCCCGCGTTGCTGCCTCACAACTCCGCTGTCTGGGCTGCCCGGAGCTAATAGCCCAGAGTCGTCAGGATTATGAGGACATAGCAGTCAAACTGGGCTCTGACATGGAATA CCTGAAGATGGTTAGAGCACGTGTTTGGAAGCAGCGAATCTGCAGCCCTCTTTTCAACACCAAGCAGTACACAGCTGATCTGGAGAGGCTCTATCTGCAGATGTGGGAGCACTATAGCAATGGCAAAAAGCCAGAACCCCTGGTCAAAATCCACTCCGTAGAGACCAGCGAGAATGCCTGA
- the LOC116696423 gene encoding UDP-N-acetylglucosamine--peptide N-acetylglucosaminyltransferase 110 kDa subunit isoform X1 — protein MATSVGNVADSTEPTKRMLSFQGLAELAHREYQSGDFEAAERHCMQLWRQEPDNTGVLLLLSSIHFQCRRLDRSAHFSTLAIKQNPMLAEAYSNLGNVYKERGQLQEAIEHYRHALRLKPDFIDGYINLAAALVAAGDMEGAVQAYVSALQYNPDLYCVRSDLGNLLKALGRLEEAKACYLKAIETQPNFAVAWSNLGCVFNAQGEIWLAIHHFEKAVTLDPNFLDAYINLGNVLKEARIFDRAVAGYLRALSLSPNHAVVHGNLACVYYEQGLIDLAIDTYRRAIELQPHFPDAYCNLANALKEKGNVSEAEECYNTALRLCPTHADSLNNLANIKREQGNIEEAVQLYRKALEVFPEFAAAHSNLASVLQQQGKLQEALMHYKEAIRISPTFADAYSNMGNTLKEMQDVQGALQCYTRAIQINPAFADAHSNLASIHKDSGNIPEAIASYRTALKLKPDFPDAYCNLAHCLQIVCDWTDYDERMKKLVSIVADQLDKNRLPSVHPHHSMLYPLSHGFRKAIAERHGNLCLDKVHALIKINALHKPAFEHPKDLKASGGRLRVGYVSSDFGNHPTSHLMQSIPGMHNPEKFEVFCYALSPDDSTNFRVKVVAEAHHFTDLSQIPCNGKAADRIHQDGVHILVNMNGYTKGARNELFALRPAPIQTMWLGYPGTSGAPFMDYIISDKETSPLEVAEQYSEKLAYMPHTFFIGDHANMFPHLKKKAVIDFKSNGHIFDNRIVLNGIDLKAYLDSLPDVKVIKMKCDNNQEAAGDTNGALSMPVIPMNTAAEAIINMINQGQIQVTINGFTVSNGLATTQINNKAATGEEVPRTIVVTTRSQYGLPEDSIVYCNFNQLYKIDPPTLQMWANILKRVPNSVLWLLRFPAVGEPNIQQYAQNMGVPGSRIIFSPVAPKEEHVRRGQLADVCLDTPLCNGHTTGMDVLWAGTPMVTMPGETLASRVAASQLRCLGCPELIAQSRQDYEDIAVKLGSDMEYLKMVRARVWKQRICSPLFNTKQYTADLERLYLQMWEHYSNGKKPEPLVKIHSVETSENA, from the exons AACCGACAAAACGTATGCTTTCCTTCCAAGGGTTGGCCGAGCTGGCGCACCGGGAGTATCAGTCCGGGGACTTTGAGGCAGCTGAGCGACACTGCATGCAGCTATGGAGACAGGAGCCTGATAACACTGGCGTGCTGCTGCTCCTGTCCTCCATCCACTTCCAGTGCCGAAGACTCGACAG GTCTGCTCACTTCAGCACCTTGGCCATCAAACAGAACCCAATGTTGGCGGAGGCCTACTCCAACCTGGGGAACGTCTACAAGGAGCGTGGACAACTGCAGGAGGCCATAGAGCATTATCGCCATGCTCTGAGACTGAAACCAGATTTTATTGATGGATACATCAACTTGGCTGCTGCTTTGGTGGCTGCAGGGGACATGGAGGGAGCAGTGCAGGCTTATGTGTCGGCATTACAGTACAACCCT GATCTTTATTGTGTGCGTAGTGACTTGGGCAACTTGCTTAAAGCCCTTGGGCGTTTGGAAGAGGCTAAG GCTTGTTACCTGAAAGCCATTGAGACTCAGCCTAACTTTGCAGTGGCTTGGAGCAACCTGGGCTGTGTGTTCAATGCCCAAGGAGAGATATGGCTGGCCATACACCATTTTGAAAAG GCAGTGACTCTGGACCCAAACTTCCTTGACGCATACATCAATTTAGGAAATGTTTTGAAGGAAGCCCGCATCTTTGACAG AGCTGTGGCTGGATACCTAAGAGCCCTGAGTCTTAGCCCCAACCATGCGGTTGTCCATGGAAACCTGGCCTGTGTCTACTACGAGCAAGGCCTCATTGACCTGGCTATTGACACCTACCGCCGTGCTATTGAATTGCAGCCCCACTTCCCTGATGCCTACTGCAATTTAGCAAATGCCCTGAAGGAGAAAGGCAAT GTCTCTGAAGCAGAAGAGTGCTACAACACAGCCTTGCGTTTGTGTCCAACACATGCAGACTCTCTTAACAACTTGGCCAATATCAAGCGTGAGCAGGGCAACATTGAGGAGGCCGTCCAGCTCTATAGGAAAGCACTGGAG GTGTTCCCGGAGTTTGCAGCAGCCCACTCTAACCTTGCTAGTGTCCTACAGCAACAGGGAAAACTCCAGGAGGCCCTTATGCACTATAAGGAGGCCATCAG AATCAGCCCCACATTTGCTGATGCCTACTCAAACATGGGCAATACACTGAAGGAAATGCAAGATGTACAGGGAGCGCTGCAATGCTACACCCGTGCCATCCAGATCAACCCTGCCTTTGCTGACGCTCACAGCAATTTGGCCTCTATCCACAAG GATTCTGGAAACATCCCAGAGGCCATTGCATCTTACCGCACAGCCTTGAAACTCAAGCCGGACTTTCCTGATGCTTACTGCAATTTGGCACATTGCCTACAG ATTGTGTGTGACTGGACAGATTATGATGAGCGGATGAAGAAGCTTGTGAGCATTGTGGCTGACCAGCTGGATAAGAACCGCTTGCCTTCAGTGCACCCACACCACAGCATGCTGTATCCACTGTCGCACGGATTCCGCAAAGCCATTGCTGAACGCCACGGAAACCTTTGCCTGGACAAGGTACACGCACTGATCAAA ATCAATGCACTGCACAAACCTGCTTTTGAGCATCCGAAGGATCTGAAGGCCAGCGGTGGACGTCTGCGTGTTGGCTACGTCAGCTCTGACTTTGGCAACCATCCTACTTCTCATCTGATGCAGTCCATTCCTGGAATGCACAATCCTGAGAAATTTGAG GTTTTCTGCTATGCTCTGAGCCCCGATGATAGTACCAACTTTCGTGTGAAAGTGGTAGCAGAGGCTCATCATTTCACAGACCTCTCACAG ATTCCTTGCAATGGCAAGGCAGCTGATCGCATTCACCAGGATGGAGTCCACATTCTGGTCAACATGAATGGATACACCAAGGGAGCCCGAAATGAGCTGTTTGCCCTCCGCCCTGCCCCCATTCAG ACTATGTGGCTGGGTTACCCCGGAACAAGTGGGGCTCCCTTCATGGACTACATCATCTCTGACAAGGAGACATCACCTTTGGAAGTAGCTGAACAATATTCTGAAAAACTGGCTTACATGCCCCATACTTTCTTTATTGGAGACCACGCCAACATGTTCCCTCACCTCAAG AAAAAGGCTGTGATTGATTTCAAATCTAATGGACACATCTTTGACAACCGCATCGTGCTTAATGGTATTGATCTGAAGGCCTATTTGGACAGTCTGCCAGATGTGAAAGTGATAAAG ATGAAGTGTGACAACAACCAGGAAGCTGCTGGGGACACAAATGGAGCTCTGTCCATGCCCGTAATCCCCATGAACACAGCAGCTGAAGCAATCATCAACATGATCAACCAAGGCCAAATCCAGGTCACAATCAATGGATTCACTGTCAGCAATGGCCTGGCCACCACACAG ATCAACAACAAAGCTGCCACTGGGGAGGAGGTGCCACGCACAATCGTTGTGACAACCCGCTCCCAGTATGGTCTCCCAGAGGACTCAATTGTTTACTGCAACTTTAACCAGCTCTACAAGATTGACCCCCCCACTCTTCAGATGTGGGCTAAT ATCCTAAAGCGTGTGCCAAACAGCGTTCTGTGGCTTCTTCGCTTCCCTGCTGTCGGCGAGCCCAACATCCAGCAGTATGCCCAGAACATGGGTGTGCCTGGCTCGCGCATCATATTTTCTCCTGTGGCCCCCAAGGAGGAGCATGTGAGAAGGGGCCAGCTGGCTGATGTGTGCCTCGACACACCTCTGTGCAATGGTCACACCACAGGCATGGACGTTCTCTGGGCTGGAACACCCATGGTCACCATGCCAG GTGAGACCCTTGCCTCCCGCGTTGCTGCCTCACAACTCCGCTGTCTGGGCTGCCCGGAGCTAATAGCCCAGAGTCGTCAGGATTATGAGGACATAGCAGTCAAACTGGGCTCTGACATGGAATA CCTGAAGATGGTTAGAGCACGTGTTTGGAAGCAGCGAATCTGCAGCCCTCTTTTCAACACCAAGCAGTACACAGCTGATCTGGAGAGGCTCTATCTGCAGATGTGGGAGCACTATAGCAATGGCAAAAAGCCAGAACCCCTGGTCAAAATCCACTCCGTAGAGACCAGCGAGAATGCCTGA
- the LOC116696423 gene encoding UDP-N-acetylglucosamine--peptide N-acetylglucosaminyltransferase 110 kDa subunit isoform X3 — MATSVGNVADSTGLAELAHREYQSGDFEAAERHCMQLWRQEPDNTGVLLLLSSIHFQCRRLDRSAHFSTLAIKQNPMLAEAYSNLGNVYKERGQLQEAIEHYRHALRLKPDFIDGYINLAAALVAAGDMEGAVQAYVSALQYNPDLYCVRSDLGNLLKALGRLEEAKACYLKAIETQPNFAVAWSNLGCVFNAQGEIWLAIHHFEKAVTLDPNFLDAYINLGNVLKEARIFDRAVAGYLRALSLSPNHAVVHGNLACVYYEQGLIDLAIDTYRRAIELQPHFPDAYCNLANALKEKGNVSEAEECYNTALRLCPTHADSLNNLANIKREQGNIEEAVQLYRKALEVFPEFAAAHSNLASVLQQQGKLQEALMHYKEAIRISPTFADAYSNMGNTLKEMQDVQGALQCYTRAIQINPAFADAHSNLASIHKDSGNIPEAIASYRTALKLKPDFPDAYCNLAHCLQIVCDWTDYDERMKKLVSIVADQLDKNRLPSVHPHHSMLYPLSHGFRKAIAERHGNLCLDKVHALIKINALHKPAFEHPKDLKASGGRLRVGYVSSDFGNHPTSHLMQSIPGMHNPEKFEVFCYALSPDDSTNFRVKVVAEAHHFTDLSQIPCNGKAADRIHQDGVHILVNMNGYTKGARNELFALRPAPIQTMWLGYPGTSGAPFMDYIISDKETSPLEVAEQYSEKLAYMPHTFFIGDHANMFPHLKKKAVIDFKSNGHIFDNRIVLNGIDLKAYLDSLPDVKVIKMKCDNNQEAAGDTNGALSMPVIPMNTAAEAIINMINQGQIQVTINGFTVSNGLATTQINNKAATGEEVPRTIVVTTRSQYGLPEDSIVYCNFNQLYKIDPPTLQMWANILKRVPNSVLWLLRFPAVGEPNIQQYAQNMGVPGSRIIFSPVAPKEEHVRRGQLADVCLDTPLCNGHTTGMDVLWAGTPMVTMPGETLASRVAASQLRCLGCPELIAQSRQDYEDIAVKLGSDMEYLKMVRARVWKQRICSPLFNTKQYTADLERLYLQMWEHYSNGKKPEPLVKIHSVETSENA, encoded by the exons GGTTGGCCGAGCTGGCGCACCGGGAGTATCAGTCCGGGGACTTTGAGGCAGCTGAGCGACACTGCATGCAGCTATGGAGACAGGAGCCTGATAACACTGGCGTGCTGCTGCTCCTGTCCTCCATCCACTTCCAGTGCCGAAGACTCGACAG GTCTGCTCACTTCAGCACCTTGGCCATCAAACAGAACCCAATGTTGGCGGAGGCCTACTCCAACCTGGGGAACGTCTACAAGGAGCGTGGACAACTGCAGGAGGCCATAGAGCATTATCGCCATGCTCTGAGACTGAAACCAGATTTTATTGATGGATACATCAACTTGGCTGCTGCTTTGGTGGCTGCAGGGGACATGGAGGGAGCAGTGCAGGCTTATGTGTCGGCATTACAGTACAACCCT GATCTTTATTGTGTGCGTAGTGACTTGGGCAACTTGCTTAAAGCCCTTGGGCGTTTGGAAGAGGCTAAG GCTTGTTACCTGAAAGCCATTGAGACTCAGCCTAACTTTGCAGTGGCTTGGAGCAACCTGGGCTGTGTGTTCAATGCCCAAGGAGAGATATGGCTGGCCATACACCATTTTGAAAAG GCAGTGACTCTGGACCCAAACTTCCTTGACGCATACATCAATTTAGGAAATGTTTTGAAGGAAGCCCGCATCTTTGACAG AGCTGTGGCTGGATACCTAAGAGCCCTGAGTCTTAGCCCCAACCATGCGGTTGTCCATGGAAACCTGGCCTGTGTCTACTACGAGCAAGGCCTCATTGACCTGGCTATTGACACCTACCGCCGTGCTATTGAATTGCAGCCCCACTTCCCTGATGCCTACTGCAATTTAGCAAATGCCCTGAAGGAGAAAGGCAAT GTCTCTGAAGCAGAAGAGTGCTACAACACAGCCTTGCGTTTGTGTCCAACACATGCAGACTCTCTTAACAACTTGGCCAATATCAAGCGTGAGCAGGGCAACATTGAGGAGGCCGTCCAGCTCTATAGGAAAGCACTGGAG GTGTTCCCGGAGTTTGCAGCAGCCCACTCTAACCTTGCTAGTGTCCTACAGCAACAGGGAAAACTCCAGGAGGCCCTTATGCACTATAAGGAGGCCATCAG AATCAGCCCCACATTTGCTGATGCCTACTCAAACATGGGCAATACACTGAAGGAAATGCAAGATGTACAGGGAGCGCTGCAATGCTACACCCGTGCCATCCAGATCAACCCTGCCTTTGCTGACGCTCACAGCAATTTGGCCTCTATCCACAAG GATTCTGGAAACATCCCAGAGGCCATTGCATCTTACCGCACAGCCTTGAAACTCAAGCCGGACTTTCCTGATGCTTACTGCAATTTGGCACATTGCCTACAG ATTGTGTGTGACTGGACAGATTATGATGAGCGGATGAAGAAGCTTGTGAGCATTGTGGCTGACCAGCTGGATAAGAACCGCTTGCCTTCAGTGCACCCACACCACAGCATGCTGTATCCACTGTCGCACGGATTCCGCAAAGCCATTGCTGAACGCCACGGAAACCTTTGCCTGGACAAGGTACACGCACTGATCAAA ATCAATGCACTGCACAAACCTGCTTTTGAGCATCCGAAGGATCTGAAGGCCAGCGGTGGACGTCTGCGTGTTGGCTACGTCAGCTCTGACTTTGGCAACCATCCTACTTCTCATCTGATGCAGTCCATTCCTGGAATGCACAATCCTGAGAAATTTGAG GTTTTCTGCTATGCTCTGAGCCCCGATGATAGTACCAACTTTCGTGTGAAAGTGGTAGCAGAGGCTCATCATTTCACAGACCTCTCACAG ATTCCTTGCAATGGCAAGGCAGCTGATCGCATTCACCAGGATGGAGTCCACATTCTGGTCAACATGAATGGATACACCAAGGGAGCCCGAAATGAGCTGTTTGCCCTCCGCCCTGCCCCCATTCAG ACTATGTGGCTGGGTTACCCCGGAACAAGTGGGGCTCCCTTCATGGACTACATCATCTCTGACAAGGAGACATCACCTTTGGAAGTAGCTGAACAATATTCTGAAAAACTGGCTTACATGCCCCATACTTTCTTTATTGGAGACCACGCCAACATGTTCCCTCACCTCAAG AAAAAGGCTGTGATTGATTTCAAATCTAATGGACACATCTTTGACAACCGCATCGTGCTTAATGGTATTGATCTGAAGGCCTATTTGGACAGTCTGCCAGATGTGAAAGTGATAAAG ATGAAGTGTGACAACAACCAGGAAGCTGCTGGGGACACAAATGGAGCTCTGTCCATGCCCGTAATCCCCATGAACACAGCAGCTGAAGCAATCATCAACATGATCAACCAAGGCCAAATCCAGGTCACAATCAATGGATTCACTGTCAGCAATGGCCTGGCCACCACACAG ATCAACAACAAAGCTGCCACTGGGGAGGAGGTGCCACGCACAATCGTTGTGACAACCCGCTCCCAGTATGGTCTCCCAGAGGACTCAATTGTTTACTGCAACTTTAACCAGCTCTACAAGATTGACCCCCCCACTCTTCAGATGTGGGCTAAT ATCCTAAAGCGTGTGCCAAACAGCGTTCTGTGGCTTCTTCGCTTCCCTGCTGTCGGCGAGCCCAACATCCAGCAGTATGCCCAGAACATGGGTGTGCCTGGCTCGCGCATCATATTTTCTCCTGTGGCCCCCAAGGAGGAGCATGTGAGAAGGGGCCAGCTGGCTGATGTGTGCCTCGACACACCTCTGTGCAATGGTCACACCACAGGCATGGACGTTCTCTGGGCTGGAACACCCATGGTCACCATGCCAG GTGAGACCCTTGCCTCCCGCGTTGCTGCCTCACAACTCCGCTGTCTGGGCTGCCCGGAGCTAATAGCCCAGAGTCGTCAGGATTATGAGGACATAGCAGTCAAACTGGGCTCTGACATGGAATA CCTGAAGATGGTTAGAGCACGTGTTTGGAAGCAGCGAATCTGCAGCCCTCTTTTCAACACCAAGCAGTACACAGCTGATCTGGAGAGGCTCTATCTGCAGATGTGGGAGCACTATAGCAATGGCAAAAAGCCAGAACCCCTGGTCAAAATCCACTCCGTAGAGACCAGCGAGAATGCCTGA